In Bacteriovorax sp. Seq25_V, the following are encoded in one genomic region:
- a CDS encoding DUF309 domain-containing protein, producing MRYSTIPFPSYRFIPGRFPHPLKEGGHMEFSGEPESKPLTETNYKVHEYYLFSIDLLNEEYFWEAHAYLEAIWNANGRQGDMAKLCQALIKIGAAGVKFKLQSIPASIGHLQRAIEILKQIELESLCGFEIKELILVISHMLSELSKPLPELTIKLGLKI from the coding sequence GTGCGTTACTCAACTATTCCCTTTCCAAGCTATCGCTTTATTCCTGGTCGCTTTCCTCACCCGTTGAAAGAAGGTGGCCATATGGAATTTTCAGGAGAACCAGAGTCAAAACCGTTAACAGAAACTAATTATAAAGTTCATGAATACTACCTCTTCAGCATAGATCTTCTAAATGAAGAATATTTCTGGGAGGCCCATGCATATCTTGAAGCTATTTGGAATGCAAATGGTCGCCAAGGAGATATGGCAAAGCTTTGTCAGGCACTTATAAAAATTGGTGCAGCAGGGGTAAAATTTAAACTACAGAGTATACCGGCGAGTATCGGGCATCTACAAAGAGCAATTGAAATACTTAAACAAATTGAGTTAGAAAGTCTTTGTGGATTCGAAATTAAAGAATTAATCCTCGTGATTTCTCATATGCTCAGCGAACTTTCTAAACCCCTCCCAGAGTTGACTATCAAGCTTGGCCTCAAGATTTAA
- a CDS encoding 3'-5' exonuclease gives MLILGIDLEGMNENLVEAGVNLQVDRVTEIGAVLWDTRINSPIRIFSELIDERDRIPMTEEVIELTGIDDKLLKDHGLKSDEIKMALERLALLIKKADYLMAHNGEKYDRPMLTAMFKRYGLEIPTKTWIDTQNDIEYPRKITHKSMAALEHAHGFINPFPHRAVTDVLSMLKIASHYDYARMATIASGPKIKIVASLKAPNWKDKNQVDEFNRIKNKVARARFQWDPESKQWYKIVPKLHIDEGILNFDFDWSTRV, from the coding sequence ATGCTAATTTTAGGAATCGACCTTGAAGGAATGAATGAAAATCTAGTTGAGGCCGGTGTCAATTTACAAGTTGATCGCGTTACTGAGATCGGAGCTGTTCTTTGGGATACAAGAATCAACTCACCAATTAGAATCTTCAGTGAACTTATTGACGAACGCGACCGTATACCAATGACTGAAGAAGTTATTGAGCTTACAGGAATTGATGACAAACTCCTAAAAGATCATGGGCTGAAATCAGATGAAATCAAAATGGCACTTGAAAGATTAGCTCTTCTTATTAAGAAAGCTGATTACCTCATGGCCCATAATGGTGAGAAGTATGATCGTCCAATGCTAACAGCAATGTTTAAAAGATATGGTCTAGAAATTCCAACAAAGACTTGGATCGACACTCAAAATGACATCGAATACCCAAGAAAAATTACTCATAAGAGCATGGCCGCACTTGAGCATGCCCACGGTTTTATCAATCCTTTCCCTCATCGTGCAGTAACTGATGTTCTATCAATGCTAAAGATAGCTTCTCACTACGATTATGCTCGTATGGCAACAATTGCTTCGGGACCAAAGATTAAGATTGTTGCAAGTCTTAAAGCACCTAATTGGAAAGATAAAAATCAAGTAGATGAATTCAACAGAATCAAAAATAAAGTTGCTCGAGCAAGATTCCAATGGGATCCTGAAAGTAAGCAGTGGTACAAAATTGTTCCAAAACTTCATATTGATGAAGGTATCTTAAATTTTGATTTTGATTGGTCCACAAGAGTCTAG
- a CDS encoding ATP-binding protein, with translation MRPYLLLIFTAVILAFYSGKYILKFQGPGSASSSDLVEITKTKLEFQKSVTPYAIVNFSSLYYNDDQLDLLNPALVIDNQNEDVLTSTKNCSTVKQLRTYMEVSKENVWEQFRCQNIKDLPFWFFKRAPFMHPSGSSYAYLYFRHKRLSGNNIKWDELKELLSFFHLKELATVQREVGPLGGIYGILAGLDEQSIYNLINREGTILTKEFLLARINYPRALNILEYRFYLRDDLNNFLETTPFQASKAYHGKTCLYVDGPICWRYNVKHLFQMISFSTVFSFVGIVVILFLILWLLFSKIRQDKNEENRRKMALQVLTHEFRTPVASLILIFEKLNRKMNEYNEETQEDLLRLSAEIYRLQRLTEKSKHYLQGQGVDGLVNFNFEVCDYVEDVIYDVIAPIEMNYDKRVNTSFKKVPKEACLDLYWFQIIIKNLVENAFAHGQGEVSLSVDTIKDTIQIVVSDEGESSRTLDELTKEFIKGNKSQGSGLGLSIVSKVIKEWGGTLKLIQKPTTFTLVLPLKKK, from the coding sequence GTGAGGCCATACCTTCTACTTATATTCACTGCAGTTATCTTAGCTTTCTACTCGGGAAAGTATATTTTAAAGTTCCAAGGACCTGGTTCAGCATCGAGTTCAGACTTGGTTGAAATTACTAAAACTAAGCTTGAGTTTCAAAAAAGTGTAACTCCTTATGCGATCGTTAACTTCTCATCACTTTATTATAATGATGACCAACTTGATCTCTTAAATCCTGCATTGGTAATTGATAATCAGAACGAGGATGTTCTGACTTCCACTAAGAATTGTTCGACAGTAAAACAACTTAGAACATATATGGAAGTTTCAAAAGAAAATGTATGGGAACAATTTCGCTGTCAAAATATTAAGGATCTTCCATTTTGGTTTTTTAAACGTGCTCCGTTTATGCATCCAAGCGGGAGTAGTTATGCTTATCTATATTTTCGTCATAAACGGCTTAGTGGAAATAATATTAAATGGGATGAACTTAAAGAGCTTTTAAGTTTTTTCCATCTTAAGGAACTCGCGACTGTTCAAAGAGAAGTAGGTCCTCTTGGTGGAATTTATGGAATTCTTGCTGGGCTTGATGAGCAATCAATTTATAACCTAATCAATAGGGAAGGTACGATCCTAACGAAGGAGTTCTTACTTGCGAGAATTAACTACCCTCGAGCTCTAAATATTCTCGAATATCGTTTCTATCTTAGAGATGATTTGAACAACTTTTTAGAAACGACACCTTTTCAAGCTTCTAAGGCCTACCATGGTAAGACATGCTTGTATGTCGATGGACCGATTTGCTGGCGATATAATGTAAAACACCTTTTCCAAATGATAAGTTTCTCTACTGTCTTTTCATTTGTAGGAATTGTTGTAATTTTATTTTTAATTCTGTGGCTTCTTTTTTCTAAGATACGACAGGATAAGAATGAAGAGAATAGAAGAAAAATGGCCCTGCAGGTTCTTACCCATGAGTTTAGAACACCTGTCGCAAGTCTCATTCTTATTTTTGAAAAGCTTAATCGCAAGATGAATGAGTATAATGAAGAAACACAGGAAGATCTCCTGAGGCTTTCAGCAGAAATATATCGTCTTCAAAGACTTACAGAGAAGAGTAAGCATTACCTTCAGGGGCAGGGGGTTGATGGTCTTGTAAACTTTAATTTCGAAGTTTGTGACTATGTTGAAGATGTTATTTACGACGTTATTGCACCGATTGAAATGAATTATGACAAGAGAGTAAATACATCTTTTAAGAAAGTTCCTAAAGAGGCTTGTCTTGATTTATACTGGTTTCAAATTATTATAAAAAATCTTGTCGAAAACGCCTTTGCTCATGGGCAAGGTGAAGTATCTCTTTCTGTCGATACAATCAAAGATACAATCCAAATTGTTGTATCTGATGAAGGCGAGTCAAGTAGAACTTTAGATGAATTAACGAAAGAATTTATTAAAGGAAATAAGAGCCAGGGAAGTGGGCTCGGCTTAAGTATTGTAAGTAAAGTTATTAAAGAATGGGGCGGTACTTTGAAGCTCATTCAAAAACCTACGACATTTACTTTGGTATTACCGCTAAAAAAGAAGTGA
- a CDS encoding response regulator transcription factor, whose protein sequence is MEKILLVEDDQGLGKSIQEFLKMEGFDVTWVTSLAEAFATDVKNYNLVVQDWMLPDGQGIDYLKKLRNDAVQIPVIMLTAKTDLIDKVIGLESGANDYITKPFEPRELLARVRVQMRQKATELSHKSVVKGIVELGNLKLDLDTREVFWSGAAVELTKMEFDFLKLLVDNPNRALSRDEILNKVWGYESYPSTRTVDTHVLQLRQKLDDALIETVRGIGYKLKV, encoded by the coding sequence ATGGAGAAAATTCTACTAGTTGAAGATGATCAAGGTTTAGGAAAAAGTATTCAAGAGTTTTTGAAGATGGAAGGCTTCGATGTTACTTGGGTAACTTCTCTCGCTGAAGCATTTGCTACAGATGTAAAAAATTATAATCTTGTTGTTCAGGATTGGATGCTTCCAGATGGGCAGGGAATTGATTATTTAAAAAAGCTTAGAAATGACGCTGTTCAGATTCCAGTGATTATGTTGACCGCAAAAACTGATCTTATTGATAAAGTTATAGGCCTTGAAAGCGGTGCTAACGATTATATTACAAAACCATTCGAACCAAGAGAGCTTCTTGCTCGTGTTCGTGTTCAAATGCGCCAAAAAGCAACAGAATTATCTCATAAGAGCGTCGTCAAAGGTATTGTTGAGCTTGGTAACTTAAAGCTAGACCTTGATACAAGAGAAGTGTTTTGGAGTGGAGCTGCGGTGGAGCTTACGAAAATGGAATTCGATTTTTTAAAGTTACTTGTCGATAATCCAAATCGAGCACTATCTCGTGATGAAATTCTCAATAAGGTTTGGGGATATGAAAGTTATCCATCAACGAGAACAGTTGATACTCATGTTCTACAGCTGCGTCAGAAGCTTGATGATGCTTTAATTGAAACTGTTCGTGGAATTGGTTATAAACTTAAGGTTTAA
- a CDS encoding thioredoxin domain-containing protein, whose translation MSLKLIKLSPLIALMAFTSCTSDTNFKSNLEKTLSENPEIITDLIKKNPEKFLSAFQDMAKDARRNAEKNRAEQETQEIETYLKKPMKFEVRKDELIRGTKDAPITIVEYSDFQCPFCAKGAEIVDEILKKYDGKVAFIYKHLPIDSIHPTARLASKYYEAVRILDGQKAFKFHDILLQNQQKIRLGEKYLESVVKELGLNLSKVKKLVKSEEVSKRIEADEKEAATLGFSGTPGFLVNGIPVRGAYPVEHFDKIISKILKL comes from the coding sequence ATGAGTTTAAAATTGATTAAGTTAAGTCCACTTATTGCCCTGATGGCATTCACATCATGTACATCAGATACAAATTTCAAAAGTAATCTAGAAAAAACACTTTCTGAAAACCCTGAGATAATTACTGATCTAATCAAAAAAAATCCAGAGAAGTTTCTAAGCGCATTCCAAGATATGGCCAAGGATGCACGTCGAAATGCTGAAAAAAATAGAGCTGAACAGGAAACTCAAGAAATTGAAACTTATCTTAAAAAACCAATGAAGTTTGAAGTCAGAAAAGATGAGTTGATTCGTGGAACAAAAGACGCTCCGATAACTATCGTAGAGTATTCAGATTTTCAATGTCCTTTCTGCGCAAAAGGTGCAGAAATAGTTGATGAAATTTTGAAAAAATACGACGGAAAGGTCGCGTTTATTTATAAGCATCTTCCAATTGATTCTATCCATCCTACTGCAAGACTTGCTTCTAAATACTATGAAGCAGTAAGAATTTTAGATGGGCAAAAAGCATTTAAGTTTCATGATATTTTATTACAAAATCAACAGAAGATTAGATTAGGTGAAAAGTATCTTGAGTCTGTTGTTAAAGAGTTAGGATTAAATCTTTCGAAAGTTAAGAAACTTGTAAAAAGTGAAGAAGTTTCAAAAAGAATTGAAGCCGATGAAAAAGAAGCCGCAACGCTTGGATTTAGCGGAACTCCAGGATTTCTAGTCAATGGAATTCCTGTTAGAGGAGCTTATCCTGTTGAGCACTTCGATAAAATAATATCAAAAATTTTAAAATTATAG
- a CDS encoding ROK family protein: MSSSKKSYTIGIDLGGTKLAAGLIDGNGTIIEYIKVPTDIKQDKSPKVSQKRLIALMTDIAIDIKKRFPKECNGKNFKGIGLASAGPLNVETGSLINPVNFKGWKTVAIRELLKDSLAEAGFKTPIVFQNDAIASAYAEGWHGLAKDKKSYAVITVGTGIGTGIILNDRPCQTNGMGSEFGHMLVDIKRLRDTKDNYSLMTVEGIASGTGLIKRSMAQGFNYNSVEELVLAHKQNGNKHEDLFDDMSAALAMLCFNLSIGFNLEGIYISGGLIKIKDLFLKNLKAEYARLIKEFNPSYKCSIDIAGTKNFAGVIGAAYLPYTK, encoded by the coding sequence ATGAGTAGTTCAAAGAAATCATATACTATCGGAATTGACCTAGGTGGAACAAAACTAGCGGCAGGACTAATTGATGGTAATGGCACAATAATCGAATATATAAAAGTACCAACAGATATCAAGCAAGATAAAAGCCCAAAGGTTTCTCAAAAAAGACTTATCGCTCTTATGACTGATATTGCTATTGATATCAAAAAAAGATTCCCCAAAGAGTGCAATGGGAAAAACTTTAAAGGGATAGGTCTTGCAAGTGCTGGTCCACTAAATGTTGAAACTGGCTCCCTTATAAATCCAGTAAATTTCAAAGGGTGGAAAACAGTAGCAATTAGGGAGCTCTTAAAAGATTCTCTTGCCGAGGCCGGATTTAAAACACCAATTGTGTTTCAAAATGATGCTATCGCATCAGCATATGCAGAAGGTTGGCACGGCTTAGCAAAGGATAAGAAAAGCTATGCTGTGATTACTGTTGGAACAGGAATCGGAACAGGGATAATCCTAAATGATCGTCCCTGCCAAACCAATGGAATGGGATCAGAATTCGGACATATGCTAGTAGATATAAAGCGCCTAAGAGACACAAAAGACAATTACTCACTTATGACTGTCGAGGGAATAGCTTCAGGAACCGGACTAATTAAAAGATCAATGGCACAAGGATTTAACTATAACTCTGTGGAAGAACTCGTCCTTGCACATAAGCAAAATGGAAATAAACACGAAGACCTTTTTGATGATATGTCGGCTGCTCTTGCAATGCTTTGCTTCAATTTATCAATCGGCTTTAATCTCGAAGGAATATATATTTCAGGTGGTTTAATCAAAATCAAAGATTTATTTCTAAAGAATCTGAAAGCTGAATATGCGAGACTTATTAAAGAGTTTAACCCGTCTTACAAATGCTCAATTGATATCGCAGGAACAAAGAACTTTGCTGGCGTTATCGGGGCGGCTTACCTACCTTATACAAAATGA
- a CDS encoding alpha-amylase family protein — translation MTKFLTLLLLTVNVFAIKTVPRTVMVQLFEWKWSDIETECRENLGPNGFSAVQISPPHEHLNWPKNPWWERYQVVSYDLTSRSGTEAEFVEMIKTCQEHGVDIYADVILNHMTGMLSGTGYNGTKFDHYNYEGIYEYKDFHHCGKNDNDDILNFNDLYELQNCELLNLADLNTGSPTVQDKLASYLNKLISLGVKGFRIDAAKHIKAEEIGMIVRKLKKKVYIYQEVVNTGNDPFKVSDYIKNGDVLAYSYPYIIGNAFKNFDLGSLQNKINSLPSSMDAVVMVDNHDLQRHKDRNELLSANYEQKEFDIAQIFMLTYPYGYPKLYTGYKFNTFDEGPPLDELRQTRTVFNEKRECQAPFICEHKRSYINPLVGFRNRTSDSFYVSNWWTNGKDILAFGRGTKGFVVLNNSAKDLQMQFQTSLPAGSYCNILDVSCATKYVIDDSKKVALKIKSKTAVVLERAE, via the coding sequence ATGACTAAGTTTCTTACCCTCCTACTTCTCACAGTTAATGTTTTTGCAATCAAAACAGTTCCACGCACTGTAATGGTTCAATTATTTGAATGGAAGTGGTCAGATATAGAAACCGAATGCCGAGAGAACCTTGGCCCAAATGGGTTTTCAGCAGTTCAAATTTCACCACCACATGAACACCTCAACTGGCCAAAGAATCCATGGTGGGAACGATACCAAGTTGTAAGCTATGACTTAACATCACGATCTGGAACAGAAGCTGAATTTGTAGAAATGATAAAGACCTGCCAGGAGCATGGGGTTGATATTTATGCTGATGTTATTCTAAATCACATGACAGGGATGCTGTCAGGCACTGGTTATAATGGCACTAAGTTTGATCATTACAACTATGAAGGTATCTATGAATACAAAGATTTCCATCACTGTGGTAAAAATGACAATGATGACATCTTAAACTTCAACGACCTCTATGAGCTACAAAATTGTGAGCTATTAAACTTAGCAGACCTCAATACAGGCTCTCCTACAGTTCAAGATAAACTTGCTAGCTATCTCAATAAATTAATCTCGCTCGGTGTAAAAGGTTTTAGAATCGATGCGGCCAAACACATCAAGGCCGAAGAGATTGGGATGATTGTTAGAAAGCTCAAGAAAAAAGTTTATATTTACCAGGAAGTTGTAAACACTGGAAATGATCCATTCAAAGTTTCAGATTACATTAAAAATGGGGATGTTCTCGCCTACTCATATCCATATATAATCGGAAATGCTTTTAAAAACTTTGACCTTGGTTCATTACAAAATAAGATAAACTCTCTTCCTTCATCTATGGATGCAGTTGTCATGGTAGATAATCACGACCTACAAAGGCATAAAGATCGCAATGAGCTACTTAGTGCGAATTATGAGCAGAAAGAGTTTGATATAGCACAAATTTTTATGCTGACTTATCCGTATGGTTATCCAAAACTTTACACTGGTTACAAATTCAACACTTTTGACGAGGGACCTCCTTTAGATGAATTAAGACAGACAAGAACTGTATTTAATGAAAAACGTGAATGTCAGGCACCTTTTATTTGTGAGCATAAAAGAAGTTATATCAATCCACTGGTTGGATTTAGAAATAGAACATCTGACTCTTTCTATGTTAGTAACTGGTGGACAAATGGAAAAGACATTCTTGCATTCGGAAGAGGAACAAAAGGTTTTGTTGTACTCAACAATTCTGCCAAAGATCTTCAGATGCAGTTTCAAACTTCCCTTCCGGCCGGAAGTTATTGCAACATTCTAGATGTATCTTGTGCAACAAAATACGTTATTGATGACAGTAAAAAAGTAGCACTTAAAATTAAAAGTAAGACAGCAGTTGTTTTAGAGAGAGCAGAATAA
- a CDS encoding ABC transporter ATP-binding protein — MKNLELKNIVKSYDKHNVLNGISLNINAGEFLVLVGPSGCGKSTLLRSIAGLDMPTSGDIIIDEKNVTKTPVADRDIAMVFQNYALYPHMTVYENMAFSLKIKSKPKSEIDERIKEIASLLQINELLDRKPKELSGGQRQRVSLGRALAKRSPIILFDEPLSNLDAHLRQQMRIEIKKIHEIYKSTIVYVTHDQTEAMTMGDRIAILNKGNIIQIDTPSEIYRSPKSEFVARFIGSPEINLIEGHFSDNIFNAKNTKFSFPMGAYTDKISTIGIRPEDISIDDNGSEATIRFIENLGSTLLLYIDYQDVQIRLITGTANYKIGQKIKFTLNFKNIIFFDKSGQRIVND; from the coding sequence ATGAAAAATTTAGAATTAAAAAATATTGTTAAATCTTATGACAAGCACAACGTTTTAAATGGTATTTCATTAAATATTAACGCTGGTGAATTTCTTGTTCTGGTTGGACCATCTGGCTGTGGAAAATCAACATTACTAAGATCAATAGCGGGTCTTGATATGCCGACTTCTGGTGATATCATCATTGATGAAAAAAATGTAACGAAGACTCCTGTCGCAGACAGAGATATTGCTATGGTTTTCCAAAACTATGCCCTTTATCCCCATATGACAGTTTATGAAAACATGGCCTTCTCTTTAAAAATCAAATCAAAACCAAAATCAGAAATCGATGAGAGAATTAAAGAAATTGCAAGTCTTCTACAAATAAATGAGTTACTGGATCGTAAGCCAAAAGAACTCTCTGGTGGTCAAAGACAAAGAGTCTCGCTTGGCCGTGCTCTCGCAAAGAGATCACCGATTATTCTATTTGATGAACCACTTTCAAACCTTGATGCTCATTTAAGACAACAAATGAGAATCGAAATCAAAAAGATTCATGAAATATACAAAAGTACCATTGTCTATGTAACACACGATCAAACTGAAGCAATGACAATGGGTGATAGAATTGCAATATTGAACAAAGGTAATATCATTCAAATTGATACACCTAGTGAAATTTACCGCTCTCCAAAAAGTGAGTTTGTTGCGCGCTTTATTGGAAGTCCAGAAATCAATCTAATCGAAGGCCACTTTAGTGATAATATTTTTAATGCGAAAAACACGAAGTTTAGCTTTCCTATGGGAGCTTACACGGACAAAATTTCAACGATAGGAATAAGACCAGAAGATATTAGTATTGATGATAATGGATCAGAAGCAACGATCCGCTTTATTGAAAACTTAGGTTCGACTCTGCTACTGTATATTGATTATCAAGATGTACAAATTAGATTAATCACAGGAACTGCAAATTATAAAATTGGTCAAAAAATAAAATTCACATTAAATTTTAAAAATATCATTTTCTTTGATAAGTCAGGACAAAGGATAGTAAATGACTAA
- a CDS encoding sugar ABC transporter permease, with the protein MVKKITSYIVILLGCLFSIVPVLYVLSVSLRGDNAFGAKTLKIISSTSNFDNYVKLFTETAFLTWLYNSLLVSFVVTLLGVTLAATSGYSLSRHKFKGKQFLLFSILTTQMFPATMLMLPFFIILSKLHLINNFLGLVIIYSSTALPFCIWQMKGYFDTIPKELEEAAKVDGCSNFQTFYKIILPMSLPALVITGLFSFMSSWSEYLVAAITLQDPALYTLPLGLKSFQSSLSTQWGLYAAGALIVSIPVVVLFIIISKFLVSGLTVGSVKG; encoded by the coding sequence ATGGTTAAAAAAATTACATCATATATTGTTATTCTACTCGGATGTTTATTCTCAATTGTTCCAGTACTATACGTACTTTCCGTTTCGCTACGTGGGGATAATGCTTTTGGCGCAAAAACATTAAAAATCATTTCTTCGACATCAAACTTCGACAATTATGTGAAGCTTTTCACAGAGACAGCGTTTTTGACGTGGCTGTACAACTCACTACTAGTTAGCTTTGTTGTAACACTGCTTGGAGTAACTTTAGCGGCGACTTCCGGTTACTCACTATCAAGACATAAATTTAAAGGGAAACAATTTTTACTTTTCTCTATCTTAACAACACAAATGTTTCCAGCAACAATGCTGATGCTGCCATTTTTTATTATTCTTTCAAAGCTTCATCTTATTAATAACTTCCTAGGACTTGTGATCATCTATTCTTCAACGGCCCTCCCTTTCTGTATTTGGCAGATGAAGGGCTACTTCGACACAATCCCGAAAGAACTTGAAGAGGCCGCGAAGGTTGATGGCTGTTCCAACTTTCAAACATTCTACAAAATCATTCTTCCAATGTCGCTACCGGCCCTAGTTATCACTGGCCTATTTAGTTTTATGAGTAGTTGGAGTGAATATCTTGTTGCTGCCATCACGTTACAAGACCCGGCGCTTTACACATTACCATTGGGCCTCAAATCATTTCAATCATCTCTTTCAACACAATGGGGTTTATATGCTGCAGGAGCATTAATCGTTAGTATTCCAGTTGTGGTTTTATTTATTATTATTTCCAAATTCTTAGTATCCGGACTTACTGTCGGAAGCGTAAAAGGTTAA
- a CDS encoding extracellular solute-binding protein, protein MQTNKFLKLILSIIISTCAIASNKTQIQLWHQMIYSHRSVLAEVIKDFERENPDIEVVSIYRETEELRSAFQSAAMGGSGPEIIFGPSDQVGPFVTMGLLQNLDDVYKQDELEDFDPLARVKFNDELYMLGNSVGNFLMLIYNKALIKTPPKTLEEFIQVAKENTSPANGKDSSARYGLAFNYTEPFFFVPWVTGFGEHFIKDDNIPNLATTSMIDAFKLMHDFKEVYKIVPLECDYEAANALFKEGRAAMIINGDWSWGDYKAAGVDFGVASFPLIEKSGKHPAPLVGTTGYSLNKNIHSQAKKDASIKLLRYLTSEEIQMYFTKEISTFPSRYKIRETELVTGNPILNEASKIMKTGQPMPIVPEVRAIWDSLRGLYQSVLAGNMAPEEAASLAQEKAEKQISQMNEILKPDASLNVIYALFAVVIIIILFYFAKSLKKIVTDIMERNHFPYVMILPAYLGILSVVLFPFVYNILLSFSNFSLHTFESWSLIGIHHYIEVLTDPKFYEILLKTIIWTLTNVFFHVSIGVILAVIIEQVMPKKNIWRTILIIPWAIPQYITALTWRGMFNQEYGPINLFLQEYLQLSPIQWLSQPMTTFAACLLTNVWLGFPFMMIVALGGLQSIPKSIYESAELDGANPLQKFFHITWPMITPVIKPAALLGCIWTFNTLNVIWLVSNSGEPADQTHILVSYVYKAAFNLYRYGYSAALSVIIFVILVLASLGANYINKKSAKAEL, encoded by the coding sequence TTGCAAACTAATAAATTTTTAAAACTCATACTTTCAATCATCATTAGTACTTGTGCCATTGCTTCGAATAAAACACAAATTCAGCTATGGCACCAGATGATCTACTCTCATCGTTCAGTTTTAGCTGAGGTAATAAAAGACTTTGAACGAGAAAACCCGGATATTGAAGTCGTATCAATCTACCGCGAAACAGAAGAACTCCGATCTGCATTTCAATCAGCGGCCATGGGAGGAAGTGGTCCAGAAATTATTTTTGGACCAAGTGATCAAGTCGGGCCATTCGTAACCATGGGTCTTCTCCAAAACCTTGATGATGTCTACAAACAAGATGAGCTTGAGGACTTTGATCCGCTAGCGCGAGTTAAGTTCAATGACGAACTATATATGCTAGGAAACTCAGTTGGAAATTTCCTAATGTTAATCTATAACAAGGCCCTTATAAAAACTCCTCCAAAAACTCTTGAGGAGTTCATTCAAGTCGCTAAAGAAAATACCTCTCCTGCTAATGGTAAGGATTCTAGTGCCAGATATGGCCTGGCCTTTAACTATACTGAGCCATTCTTCTTTGTCCCATGGGTGACTGGTTTTGGAGAGCACTTCATCAAAGATGACAATATTCCAAATCTTGCAACAACATCAATGATTGATGCTTTTAAACTGATGCACGACTTTAAAGAAGTCTACAAAATTGTGCCACTTGAGTGTGACTACGAAGCGGCCAATGCCCTATTTAAAGAAGGTCGTGCGGCCATGATCATCAACGGAGACTGGTCATGGGGAGACTACAAGGCTGCAGGTGTAGACTTTGGAGTTGCAAGCTTTCCATTAATTGAAAAATCTGGTAAACATCCAGCTCCTCTTGTTGGGACAACAGGATATTCTCTCAATAAGAATATTCACTCACAGGCTAAGAAAGACGCTTCCATCAAACTTCTTCGCTACCTCACAAGTGAAGAAATTCAGATGTATTTTACAAAGGAAATTTCGACATTTCCATCTCGCTATAAAATTAGAGAAACAGAACTGGTTACAGGGAATCCTATTTTAAACGAAGCTTCAAAGATTATGAAAACAGGACAACCAATGCCGATTGTGCCTGAAGTCCGTGCTATCTGGGACTCTCTAAGAGGACTTTATCAATCTGTATTAGCAGGAAATATGGCGCCTGAAGAGGCTGCTTCACTTGCCCAAGAAAAAGCAGAAAAACAAATCTCTCAAATGAATGAGATCTTAAAACCTGATGCTTCACTTAACGTTATCTATGCGCTTTTTGCTGTTGTTATTATTATCATTCTTTTCTATTTCGCGAAAAGTCTAAAGAAAATAGTAACTGACATTATGGAAAGAAATCACTTTCCTTATGTCATGATTCTTCCTGCATACCTTGGGATTTTATCTGTAGTTCTTTTTCCATTTGTGTATAATATTCTACTCTCTTTCTCTAACTTCAGCCTTCATACTTTTGAAAGTTGGAGCTTAATAGGTATACATCACTACATTGAAGTTTTAACAGACCCAAAGTTCTATGAAATACTTCTAAAGACTATCATCTGGACTTTAACGAATGTGTTCTTTCACGTTTCTATCGGTGTAATTCTTGCCGTCATTATTGAGCAAGTGATGCCAAAGAAAAATATCTGGAGGACAATTTTAATTATTCCTTGGGCCATTCCTCAATACATTACAGCTCTTACTTGGAGAGGAATGTTTAATCAAGAGTACGGACCAATTAACTTATTTCTACAAGAATATCTCCAACTCTCTCCTATTCAATGGTTATCTCAACCGATGACAACTTTTGCGGCATGCTTACTCACAAATGTGTGGCTAGGTTTTCCATTTATGATGATCGTCGCACTAGGTGGGCTTCAATCTATTCCAAAAAGTATTTATGAGTCAGCAGAGCTTGATGGTGCTAACCCATTACAAAAGTTCTTCCATATTACATGGCCAATGATTACACCAGTAATTAAGCCTGCAGCACTTCTTGGCTGTATTTGGACATTTAATACATTAAACGTTATCTGGCTTGTCAGTAACTCAGGGGAACCAGCTGACCAGACACATATTCTAGTAAGTTATGTTTACAAGGCAGCATTTAACCTTTATCGCTATGGCTACTCGGCAGCATTATCTGTGATTATTTTTGTTATCCTCGTACTTGCAAGTCTGGGCGCTAACTACATCAACAAAAAATCAGCAAAGGCAGAATTATAA